A window of Metabacillus sp. B2-18 contains these coding sequences:
- a CDS encoding pyridoxal-phosphate-dependent aminotransferase family protein, whose protein sequence is MSVFQEINAPLRTIMTPGPVEVDPRVLRAMGTPILGQFDPVFTEMMNETMEMLRYIFQTKNQWAFPIDGTSRSGIEAVMCSVIEPGDKVLIPIFGRFGHLLTEIAERNGAEIHTINCEWGKVFDQQEVIDEIKKVQPKVLAIVHGETSTGCMQPLDKIGPACRELDVLCIVDAVATIAGTEVKVDDWKLDAVIGGTQKCLSVPSGMAPITYNERIEEILVKRKKVEKGIATENDHVNVGRPIRSNYFDLSQLQDYWGARRLNHHTEATSMLYALREGVRIVLQEGLVERFERHQLHEKALVEGIKAMGLELSNDVPWKLPMVTCVRIPDGIDGEEVRSMLLNQFGIEIASSFGPLHGKIWRIGTMGYSCRKENVLFVLSALEAALIRLGANLHVGKGLQATLDIYESKNLVAK, encoded by the coding sequence ATGAGTGTTTTTCAAGAGATAAATGCACCATTGCGAACGATTATGACACCGGGACCGGTTGAGGTTGATCCTAGGGTATTACGAGCAATGGGTACACCTATTTTAGGGCAATTTGATCCTGTTTTTACTGAAATGATGAATGAAACAATGGAGATGCTTCGTTATATTTTTCAAACGAAAAATCAATGGGCTTTTCCGATAGATGGAACATCCCGTTCAGGTATTGAGGCTGTTATGTGCAGTGTTATTGAGCCTGGAGATAAAGTATTGATACCGATTTTTGGGAGGTTTGGTCACTTATTAACGGAAATTGCTGAACGGAATGGAGCGGAAATTCATACGATCAATTGCGAATGGGGAAAAGTTTTTGATCAGCAAGAAGTAATTGATGAAATTAAAAAGGTACAGCCTAAGGTGTTAGCGATTGTTCATGGTGAAACCTCAACAGGATGTATGCAACCTTTAGATAAAATTGGTCCTGCGTGTCGAGAGCTTGATGTTTTATGTATTGTGGATGCAGTGGCTACAATTGCCGGAACAGAAGTAAAAGTAGATGATTGGAAGCTTGATGCAGTGATTGGTGGGACGCAAAAATGCTTGTCTGTTCCTTCAGGAATGGCACCGATTACGTACAATGAACGAATAGAAGAAATCTTAGTGAAAAGAAAAAAAGTAGAAAAAGGAATAGCCACAGAAAATGATCATGTAAATGTTGGTCGACCAATTCGTAGTAACTATTTTGATTTAAGTCAACTTCAAGATTACTGGGGAGCAAGAAGACTTAATCATCATACAGAAGCAACTTCAATGTTATATGCCTTACGCGAAGGAGTTCGAATTGTCTTGCAAGAAGGGTTAGTTGAACGGTTTGAGCGACACCAATTACATGAAAAAGCACTTGTTGAAGGAATAAAAGCAATGGGATTAGAGTTATCCAATGATGTTCCGTGGAAACTTCCGATGGTAACTTGTGTGCGTATACCTGATGGAATTGATGGAGAGGAAGTTCGTTCGATGCTTCTTAATCAATTTGGGATTGAGATTGCAAGTTCTTTTGGTCCTCTTCATGGGAAGATTTGGAGAATTGGAACGATGGGATATAGCTGTCGAAAAGAAAATGTCTTATTTGTTTTATCTGCCCTTGAAGCTGCTCTGATTCGTTTGGGAGCAAACTTGCATGTAGGGAAAGGCTTGCAAGCTACGTTGGATATTTATGAATCAAAGAATTTAGTAGCTAAATAG
- a CDS encoding amidase, with protein MRDQWNAFFDEKIILEPTKVGVLNGLTFAVKDVISIKGYKNGAGNPGWLKTHKESQEHAPVVECLLEQGAKLVGTTQTDEIMYSLNGENFHYGTPVNPKDPRRIPGGSSSGSAVAVAAGLVDFALGTDTGGSVRIPSSYCGIYGFRPTHGAISVDGVIPLAGSFDTVGWMTRDPELLCRVGEVLLKAPGTSGSFTEMFFAEDAWELLDDEYRRALLKTVSSMKLPKIRKWVKISKEGLSEWSSTFRILQGLEIWNEHGEWIKKEKPTFGPGISERFQWTSTLNVSESRQQFQCRENMKQSISTLLGESGIIVIPTAPGPAPLLNLYGEKAEQYRVKAMKLSCIAGLAGLPQITLPLTEVNGLPVGLSFIANQYQDLKLLNWVKSISR; from the coding sequence GTGAGAGATCAATGGAATGCATTTTTTGATGAAAAAATAATATTGGAACCAACGAAAGTTGGAGTGTTAAACGGTTTAACGTTTGCTGTAAAAGATGTTATATCGATAAAAGGGTACAAAAATGGTGCTGGGAATCCAGGTTGGTTAAAAACTCATAAAGAATCGCAAGAACATGCTCCAGTAGTTGAATGTCTTTTAGAGCAAGGTGCAAAGCTAGTGGGAACTACTCAAACGGATGAAATAATGTACAGTCTAAATGGTGAAAATTTTCATTATGGTACACCGGTCAATCCGAAGGATCCGAGGCGGATTCCAGGGGGTTCCTCAAGTGGCTCAGCTGTTGCAGTTGCAGCTGGTTTAGTTGATTTTGCTTTAGGGACTGATACAGGTGGTTCTGTTCGAATACCTTCATCTTATTGTGGAATCTATGGCTTTCGCCCAACTCATGGAGCAATATCGGTTGATGGAGTGATTCCGTTGGCGGGAAGCTTTGACACAGTTGGATGGATGACAAGAGACCCAGAACTATTATGTAGAGTAGGAGAAGTGCTATTGAAAGCTCCAGGTACAAGTGGTAGTTTTACAGAAATGTTTTTCGCTGAAGATGCATGGGAGCTATTAGATGATGAATATAGAAGGGCATTGTTAAAGACTGTTTCTTCAATGAAACTTCCGAAAATAAGAAAATGGGTCAAAATATCGAAAGAAGGATTATCTGAATGGTCAAGTACTTTCAGAATTTTACAAGGACTTGAGATTTGGAACGAACATGGAGAATGGATCAAAAAAGAAAAGCCAACATTCGGACCGGGCATTTCTGAAAGGTTCCAATGGACCAGTACGCTTAACGTAAGTGAGAGTCGGCAACAATTTCAGTGCAGGGAGAATATGAAACAATCAATATCTACGCTCTTAGGAGAAAGTGGAATTATTGTTATTCCGACAGCACCAGGCCCAGCTCCTCTTCTAAATTTGTACGGAGAAAAAGCGGAACAGTATCGAGTGAAAGCAATGAAACTTTCCTGTATAGCGGGGTTGGCTGGTTTGCCGCAGATTACACTTCCTTTAACAGAAGTGAATGGACTTCCGGTAGGTTTATCGTTTATAGCAAATCAGTATCAAGATCTTAAGCTTCTTAATTGGGTAAAGAGTATTTCAAGGTAG
- a CDS encoding fumarylacetoacetate hydrolase family protein: MKLATVKNEGKEFAVIITAEKAVSIREINRVLGMSWSEDLFSILEKNQLSSLNDWYRNGGMEQLGSSSLMDIDNLSFGPLYRNPGKIWGVGMNYVEKAIELSGSPPGEEPVIFMKPITSVIGPDDPIILPNQSSQVTAEAELGVIIGKTCKNIKEEEASNVVAGFTTTLDMTAKDIHAKDPRFLQRSKSFDTFFSFGPYFLTIDEWQDLENIRVSTSINGCKKHQNVVRNMMFKPWWIVSFFSEIMTLHPGDIIMTGTPGSILIRDRDVVGCEISGFKELRNLVVEKYSVN; this comes from the coding sequence ATGAAACTTGCAACAGTCAAGAACGAAGGTAAAGAGTTTGCTGTTATTATTACAGCCGAAAAGGCTGTTTCTATTCGAGAGATTAATAGGGTGCTTGGAATGAGTTGGAGTGAAGATCTGTTTAGTATTCTAGAAAAAAATCAACTTTCTTCATTGAATGACTGGTATAGAAATGGGGGGATGGAACAATTGGGAAGTTCTTCGTTAATGGATATAGATAACTTGTCATTTGGTCCTTTGTACCGCAATCCAGGAAAGATATGGGGAGTGGGGATGAATTACGTTGAAAAGGCAATTGAATTATCCGGAAGTCCACCTGGGGAAGAGCCTGTTATTTTTATGAAGCCGATTACTAGTGTGATAGGTCCTGATGATCCGATCATTTTACCGAATCAATCTTCACAGGTTACAGCGGAGGCTGAGCTTGGTGTTATTATCGGGAAAACGTGCAAAAATATTAAGGAAGAGGAAGCGAGTAATGTTGTTGCTGGCTTTACAACAACATTAGATATGACGGCAAAAGATATACATGCAAAGGACCCTCGTTTTTTACAACGATCCAAAAGCTTTGATACGTTTTTTAGTTTCGGCCCCTACTTTTTAACAATAGATGAATGGCAAGATTTAGAAAATATAAGAGTAAGCACAAGTATAAATGGTTGTAAGAAGCATCAAAACGTTGTTCGCAACATGATGTTTAAACCTTGGTGGATTGTTTCCTTTTTCTCAGAAATAATGACTCTACATCCTGGTGATATCATTATGACGGGTACTCCGGGATCGATTCTGATTCGTGACAGAGATGTTGTGGGATGTGAAATCTCTGGTTTTAAGGAGTTGAGAAATTTAGTTGTGGAAAAATATAGTGTTAATTGA
- a CDS encoding cytosine permease, with product METNYDLKPILSEKNRILGPKAYVAMWWGDAVMVGSFMLGSSLIPPFGELNLTQALIGLVLANILAALLFALNGRVGWKHGIPMVVQLRSSFGPVGAKIPSLMRAIPALFWYGVQSWLGAQALNQIFMDIFEFNNVWVWFFGFQALQIYLSAKGIKSIKWIEVVGSVVIMLGVVYLIFLFLSTFGFEVTETANVEGSWGIPFWLAISVLIGQFSALLLNVSDYTRYFPRKASTKTFIGSHVVGIVPPMILLPIVGILGAAAVGIWNPVEWIFLRFRGKKHV from the coding sequence ATGGAAACAAATTATGATTTAAAACCAATCCTAAGTGAAAAGAATCGAATACTAGGTCCAAAAGCTTATGTGGCAATGTGGTGGGGAGACGCAGTTATGGTTGGGTCGTTTATGTTAGGATCAAGTCTTATTCCTCCATTCGGTGAATTAAACTTAACACAAGCATTAATTGGATTAGTTTTGGCGAATATACTTGCGGCCTTATTATTTGCTTTAAATGGTAGAGTGGGGTGGAAACATGGAATACCAATGGTTGTTCAACTTCGTTCCTCCTTCGGTCCAGTCGGAGCAAAAATACCTTCGTTAATGCGTGCAATACCAGCATTATTCTGGTATGGAGTTCAAAGTTGGTTAGGCGCACAAGCGTTAAATCAAATTTTTATGGATATATTCGAGTTTAACAATGTCTGGGTATGGTTCTTTGGTTTTCAGGCTTTACAAATTTATTTATCTGCTAAAGGAATTAAATCAATTAAGTGGATTGAAGTGGTTGGTTCAGTTGTGATTATGTTAGGTGTAGTGTACTTAATTTTCTTATTTTTATCTACGTTTGGCTTTGAAGTAACAGAAACGGCTAATGTTGAGGGTTCATGGGGAATTCCTTTTTGGTTGGCTATTTCAGTTTTAATTGGTCAATTTTCAGCTTTATTATTGAATGTGTCAGATTATACAAGGTATTTTCCTAGAAAAGCTTCTACAAAGACATTTATTGGTTCGCATGTAGTAGGTATAGTTCCGCCGATGATTTTGTTACCTATCGTTGGAATTCTTGGTGCAGCCGCTGTAGGAATATGGAATCCAGTAGAATGGATATTTTTAAGATTTCGTGGGAAAAAGCATGTGTAA
- a CDS encoding cytosine permease, with the protein MDIFKISWEKACVIVGILGVITCPWYIMTDSTFNLFISIVSAFLGPIFAVMVADFYLVHKGNYNVSKLYDVKNLFPAYKGWNPAAIIAIAVGTCFSFINVDLSWLLGIVPAGVVYTAIMRLWIIKQDEYVKEGFEQSFTQSTDIEDLAV; encoded by the coding sequence ATGGATATTTTTAAGATTTCGTGGGAAAAAGCATGTGTAATTGTCGGAATATTAGGTGTAATCACTTGTCCATGGTATATCATGACTGATTCAACTTTTAATCTATTTATCTCTATAGTCTCCGCGTTTTTAGGACCAATTTTTGCTGTGATGGTAGCAGATTTCTATCTCGTACATAAAGGAAACTACAATGTTAGTAAACTTTATGATGTGAAGAACCTATTTCCAGCGTATAAAGGGTGGAATCCAGCTGCAATTATTGCAATTGCTGTAGGTACATGCTTTTCATTTATCAATGTTGATCTCTCTTGGTTGTTAGGAATTGTTCCGGCTGGGGTTGTTTATACAGCAATCATGAGACTATGGATAATAAAGCAAGATGAGTATGTAAAAGAAGGATTTGAGCAGAGCTTTACACAATCAACTGATATAGAAGATCTAGCGGTGTAA